GTGATACTTTGCACATGCAGCGTGCAATAATGGAATTCTACGTCTAGTACGTCTTGATGATCAAGTGACTAAAAGCTACGTCCAGTACTGCCTTGATGGAGAGAATGGCGTTGGCTGTGTGGCAAACCATTTTCCCGAGTGGAAGCCAACGTAGTGTGTAGACAGCTCGGTTACAGTGACCAAGGTCAGTGACTGTTAGCATTGCTCTATAtactacaatacaatactactacTTACGTGCAGGAGCCACAAAAGGGTTTAATAGGAATCTAGCATCGATGTCTATCAGTGGCGGTTTCTTCAGGTTCAATTTCGGCTCATGTTCTGGCAGGGAGAATGCATTAGCAGAGTGTGAAAGAATTGAAGCTTTATCTAATTGCAACAGTAATCAACAAGGATGGGTAAAATGCAATCCAGGTCGGCTATTATCTCTAAAACTAGTGGTAgctatctataataattatagctgattGCACTGATGGAGCCGTACGACTGGTGGGCAGATCCAACATAAGACaaggacgagtggaggtgtgtcagAACCAGCGATGGGGTACAATGTGCTACAACCAAGTACTAGCTGGACATGTTTGCTCTCAGCTAGGATTTCCAAGCCAAGGTAAGAACCGAGTATGATCAGGTCAAGCAAACATTTACATACGTAAAGTATACGTTTCACAGCAGCAGTGTCAAACGTAATCAGCACGACAAGCCCACAAGTTAGTTGCACCATGGATACCAACAATAGGTTGAGCTGTGGGAACATCACTGACAGTGGGTTATGTGCTCGAGGTTTAGCCGTTGAGTGTCCATCGTTCTGTGAGACATGTCCTAACTCATCGACATTATGCATGGCACCCTCTGACATAATCGAAGATCAAACTACCGCCAACAGCAGTGATCCACCAATCCCAAGCAGTAGTATCTCAACCAGTGCTGTACAGAATACAACCATGCATCCAAGAAGCCCAATCACCAGTGTACTAGGAGTAGTGATTGGGCTTCTTGCACTACTAGAAGTAGGGACAGTTATTGCGTGGGTGGCTTGCACTGTCACAAGGAAAAGGAACTCAAGTCCAACAAAacaaaggtataataattaattacatgtatggaGGTGCTATAATTGTTTGGCTCAGTAACAGAATTCTAACAAAAGTGAATGAGAGTTACAATGGGACATTCCTAAAACAACCGAACGTCAGCTCACAAGATCCTAACTACGATACTGTGACTACAAGCAATGAAGCAGTTAGTgactatgatgtcattgaCAATTTCAAACCCAAGCCGAGAGCACTCCAGATATCcaacccaccaccagtgaCTGTGGAAGCCAGTAATTAAGGAAAGAGAGGTTCGGAGTAACAGTCATAGCTAGTGTGCAGAGACGCATAATATTACAGAATACGTAACTAATTATTACAACCTATGtgtggaataattatgtacagaaTTCCGGCATGCTGAATACTataatcaggagtgcatgcactaGCTCCTATACTATGGTTGTTTATAGGCCATCGGTGAATCATCCCTTCAAGAAAGTAAAGAATTGtgtaaacatgcatgcaatatacataaattataataacaatcaGGTCGCATTACCGTGTTCTAACTAtgtttcagtataattatgatgttagATCTCATACAAATGGACCAAATCCTAGCACATTAGCAATttaacataaattatataagtTTTTGAGAACTGTATACTCAGAACACTTTTCTATTAGCTACAGTCAGcacacagtatatacacaatggcataattatatgcacacttTGTTATCAGAGTTATGCCCTCAGGGCACGAGAGAGGATGTGACTTAAAGTAAACAAACATGCAGGCTAACCATTACCATAAAGGGGAATAAGAAACCTTGTGTCTGCAAGGCTATCAATGCCTACTCAGTTTAGACCGCTGTTTATGcttgtgggtgggtgggtggactATGACAACATAAGACAGGCAAGCATACTACCAAATTAATGTCAACGTCATGCATTAGCCTTTGCACAGTACCTAATAAATCTACTTGAATTGTATCGAGAATATATAGTCATGGCTAGTATCTGCTTGGTATTACTCACTATTGTCCTGGTTGGACAAATAGTCACGGACGGGCAAAGTAAGTGCTGCTTCAGTAATAATTTGTATAATATGGTTGTGCAGTGTGCAATAATGGAGCTGTAAAGCTATCTGAGGAAGGAGGTTTATTTCCGAATGAAAAGTATATGTCCAGTACTGCCATGATGGAGTGTGGCATTGGCTGTGTACTGGTGGTGGAACATGGACGAGAGTGGAGGTCAATGTTGTGTGTAGACAACTGGGACTCAGTGGCCAAGGTATGGGATATAGATTATATACATGTCAttgaattattattacaatcaCCAGGAGCCAAGAAAGAAGGTGGTACAGCACCAACAGCTAATCCACCCTACTTTATGTTTGGTGGAACATCCTGTAATGGAGGGGAAAGTAACATAGGAGAGTGCAACATTCATACtaatatagtacatgtagtgataGTAATAGTAGAGCAGGATGGGTAAAATGTCAACCAGGTAAGAGCATTCATTTTTGCATATCAAAGTTGATACCGAGTGCTCTACAGCTAATTGCACTGATGGAACAGTTAGGTTGGTGGGTGGTTCCACTAACAGAGAGGACGAGTGGACTTCTGTACACAGGGACATTGGGCATCCGTCTGTTACAATGAAGATCTAGAATTGGCAGGCACTGTTTGCAAAATGTTAGGATTTCCGATGCAGGGTAATAAAATACACAACACTATATTTAAGATGAAATGTACGTGTTATACAGGGGCAATGGCGAAAAGTACTAACTCTTCTATTGATCCAATAGTCGACTGTACAGTGACAAATGATGGTACCACCCTGAACTGTGGAGACACTATGCAGCTGCACATATGTGGTGCAAGACGCTTGTCTATCACATGCCAAACTTTCAGCCATGCTGTACATATACTCTAGCAGCACTAGGAGCAGTGATTGGACTTCTTGTATTACTAGAAGTATAGGGACAGTTATTGCGTGGGTGGATTGTACCGTCAAGGAAAAGGCACTCAAGTTCATTAAAACAATGCTATAATTGTTTCCTCTGTTACAGAATTCTAACAAAAGTGAATGATAGTTACAATGGGACATTCGATCCGAACGTCAGCTCACAAGATCCTTACTACGATACTGTGACCACAAGCGATGAAGCAGTTGGTgactatgatgtcattgatAATATCAAGCCTAAGCCGAGAGCACTCAAAATATCcaacccaccaccagtgaCGGTGGAAGCCAGTAATTAAGGAAAGAGAACACTTCTTCAGAGTAACAGTCATAGCTATAGTATGCAGAGACGCATAATATAGTACGAAACTAAGATTGTtacatgcagtcataattatattatgcgTACTCTGAAAACTGTACAAACTTTGATATCCTGAGTTTACAGTAGTTTATgtgttaccgtatagcgggtaattttcgtaggtgcaaattttcgtacgaACTATCCTTCAATTTTCGTACAGAGTTCTAGATTGaaatagtgacgttgaatcaaTGTACCAGACCAATTtagcagttttaatttttggaGATGCTCTACTGATAAGAaaaatacgaaaatttccaccatacgaaaataacccgctatacgataattGTCATTGTGGTTATCATTACCAATCTAGAACTCATGCCATTACACAAATATTCAGAACACTCTGCACACTGTAGTGCAAAACACACAATTTTGTGTAATGAATTATGCCTCCAGGGCACAATAGGGGTGTGACTTATAGACAGTAAACGCAAACAAGCCAATCTATTACCATAAAGGGAAATAAGAACTTAACTTTGTTTCTACAaagccttcactttcattcaACGCCTACTCAATTTAGAaagctgttataattatgcactattGTGCCATGCTTAGCCTGTGCAAACACCATTAGATCTACTTGCATTCACAAGTGTGTCAGAATAGTCATGGCTAGTATCTGCTTGGTATTACTCACTATTGTCTTAGTTGGACATATACTCGTGGATGGGCAATTAAGGTAAGTTTTTCAGTGCAATAAATCATTCATCATTATGACTATATGATATGATTGCAGTGTGTAATAATGGAACTGTAAAGCTATTTGAACGTAATGATAATTTGGCTAAAAGATATGTCCAGTACTGCCATGATGGAGAGTGGCATTGGCTGTGTGCTGGTGGTAGAAGCTGGACAAGAGTGCATGGAGGCCAATATGTTGTGTGTAGACAACTGGGACTCAGCGGCCAAGGTATGTTATAGTTCCTATACTCATGCCGTTAATTATATGATTTCATCATGATTAGGAGCAATTAAGAATAGTAGTACACTCACAGTAAATGGACCATATTTTATGTTTGCTGAGTCATCTTGTGATGGAGGAGAAAGTAACATACGGGAATGCAGGGAGAGTATATATTCACCTACTACATGTGCAAATGATAAGATAGGATGGGTTGTATGTCAATCAGGTAAGGGCGACTGGCAATCATTTTGATACTATTATGGCATGGCATAATACTATACAGCTAGTTGCACTGATGGAACAGTGAGACTGGTGGGTGGTTCCACTATCAGAGAGGGACGAGTCAACTTCTGTGCACAGGGACATTGGGCAACCGTCTGTTACAATGAAGACCTAGAGCTGGCAGGCACTGTTTGCAAAATGTTAGGACTTCCAATGCAGGGTAATGATGCACAAGATTATTTAAGAAATCTACGAATGTTTATACAGGGGCAATGGCGAATAGTACTACCTCCTCTATTGACCCAAAAGTCAACTGTATAGTGACAGATGATGGCACCACCCTGAACTGTGTAGACACTATACAGTCACACATATGTGATATGGCAAGCTTAGTCATCACATGTCAAACTTTCAACTCTGCTGTACATACTCTAGCAATCAACGGAACATGCCCTAGTCCACCTGACAATACACCAGACTGCAACTGCAATCCAGCTATCCCTAGCAGTAGCCCACCCAGTACCACAACACCAGCGTGCACTGACACTCACAGTAATCCACTAGGAGCAGTGATTGGACTTCTTGTATTACTAGAAGTAGGGACAGTTATTGCGTGGGTGGCTTGTACTGTCACAAGGAAAAGGAACTCAAGTTCACCAAAACAAAGGTAATTCAAACATTGGAGGTGCTATAATTTTTTTCCTCAGTAACAGAATTCTAATAAAAGTGAATGAGAGTTACAATGGGACATTCCTAAAACAACCGAACGTTAGCTCACAAGATCCTAACTACGATACTGATCACAAGCAATGAAGCCGTTGGTGACTATAATGTCATTGATAATTTCAAGCCCAAGCGGAGAGCACTCCAGATATCcaacccaccaccagtgaCGATGGAATCCAGGAATGAGAGGACTTCTCTATACAATACTAACAGGCGTAGCTAGTGGTGTATCATACAAACACGTACCTTAAATTAATACGAGATTATTACTATACATCAATTATTTTATAACACTGATTGTACACAATATGATTTGTTCACGATGATTATGCTGTTTAAACTATAATTACTTGTGGTACCAATGAAGTAAAAAATGAATTAAAACATATTCCCTCAAGGATCtataaccataattatcatgttatTGACAGTTAACTATCAGACAGCGTATATTCGTCTTGTACCATTGAATTGGCTCTACAGTCACTGTATTCACAGATTTATCCAACTAAAACTGTCCACGAAAACGAAGCAAACAGTTCTGGCTGCAGTTGTTCATCGCTCTATAATGGCTATATCGTGTTTGATAGAatcgacataattattattgtcaaaaCACTCTTGTGTCTACAAGGCATTCACTTTCATTCAACGCCTACTCAGTTTAGAGAACTGTTATGCTTGATACGGCAAAAGACAGACAAATGCAACACATGAAAGCAAATGTATTGAATCATAGCCAGAGTACGTATAACAAATAACCAGCTAATAGATTTGCATTGCGAATAGTCATGGCTAGTATCTGCTTGGTATTACTCACTATTGTCTTAGTTGGACATATACTCGCGGACGGGCAAGGTAAGTTTTTCAGTAATAGATAAAGTAATTTAATGCTCTGCATGTGATTGTGCAGTGTGTAATAATGGAGCTGTACAGCTAGTAAGATATGGTAGTTTCAATGAAGAGTATGTCCAGTACTGCCACAATGGAAAATGGCATTCCCTGTGTGCTGGTAGTGGAAGCTGGACGAGAGTGGAGGCCAACGTTGTGTGTAGACAAATGGGACTCAGCGGCCAAGGTATGCTAGTTTTGCATTTCATCATACATGTGACCTTGAATTTCAGGAGCCAAGAAAGGAGGAAGTGATACACCAAGAGCTAGTCAACCCTACTTTATGTTTGGTGACATATCCTGTGCTGGAGGGGAAAGCAGCATAGGAGAGTGCAGAATTCATAccagtagtacatgtagttataatAGAGAAGGATGGGTAAAATGTCAACTAGGTAAGAGGATTAACTTTTGTGTATCAAAGTTGATACTGAGTGCTACTACAGCTGATTGCACTAATGGAACAGTAAGGCTGGTGGGTGGTACCACTAAcagagagggacgagtggacTTCTGTATACAGGGACATTGGGCATCCATCTGTTACAATGAAGATCTAGAGCTGGCAGGCACCTTTTGCAAAATGTTAGGATTTCCAATCGAAGGTAATAATGCACACGATTATTATTAAGATGGATGAAATCTACGTAtatgtacattatatatacagaggTAATGGCGCAAAGTACTAATTCTTCTATTGATCCAAAAGTTGATTGTACAGTGACAAATGATGGTACAAAACTGAGCTGCAAAGACTCAGTGCAGATGCCTACAAGAGGCCTGGCAAGCTTAGTCATCAAGTGTCAAACTCACAACTATGCTGTACAGAATACAACCAGTGCACTAGGAGCAGCGATTGGACTTCTCGTACTACTAGAAGTAGGGACAGTTATTGCGTGGGTGGCTTGTACTGTCACAAGGAAAAGGCTCTCAAGCTCACCAAAACAAAGGTATTCAATTTTACTATACACAAGTTGCTAACTTTGTCTTAAATTATCAGAGTTCTAACACAAGTGAATGAGAGCTACACTGACACAGCTCTAATAGAAGAACCAAGCTACAGTTCACTAGGTCCTAACTACAATACTGGGACCACAAGCGATAAAGGAATTGGAGGCTATGATGTCATTGATCACAACAAACAGAAACCGAAACCATCcaacccaccaccagtgaAGGTTGAGGCCAGTAAGAGTGAAGATGAGTTCTACAATGCAGAAGAGCATATGTACGCAGCTGTCAATAAGGAGAAAAAGAATAATGTTGGAGGAGAATAAACTTTGCAACAACAGTTATAGCTATGGTGTGTAGAGACACATTCATCATACAGACATCTTAATTTAGTAGCTATGGTTCATACAAccttgtgcatgcataattatcataacacTGATTGTACAGTAATCACAATACACAGTAAAACCACACGCAGTCATAAATGTCAAAACAGTCAAAGAATACACTGGTAGAACATGTTATTGTGTTTTCAGGGACTGACAATAAACAAACGTATCATTTGCTGTGTACAGAATAAGTTCCATTGGCTATGCAGTCACTGTACTCAAGAACTCATTGTAAAACGCTTTCTATCAGTTAAAAAATATGAACTGCTGTGGAGTGATAGGTCTGTGTTAATGGAGTGTGCAGGGGATCTATACCAGGACCAATATGCGCTTACCTATAATAGTGCCTAGGAACTGAATTCCAAGAACATCATTTGgactgtatatacattttATACGTTGATTGAGAATCCAGAATTAACCAATAAGATTTATTTAGACACACATTACATTACTCCAACCACAACTCACATTACATCAATGTACCAATTACTGAGACACATGATAAAGTATTCAATGGTAATTAACTATACTAGATTTACTAAAGACTgattacaaacacacacaaattacAAGGTCTCTACGAGTCACATGATGCAGTATAAAATAtaatacacaaaattaatgttcagtTTTCTCAATGCTTGAGTGTGGAGTGCTCCTCTTCACACAGCCACACCTTGCTGTCCGTTTTGCTTGACATTGGCACTTCGTAGTTACTAGCTTCACTGTACATACTGTCACAGCCtgccccctccacaccctcGCACCTTCCACTCTCCACTACATAGTACTTTTGTTCCTTGTCTATAGGATTAAGCTGATTTGAGCAACGATTAGTGTTCTAATCGCATTCCAGTATtgagtaggtgtggtcttGTTTATTGCCATTGGGAACTTGTTGGTAGGTGGGTCCACTGGAGCTGTATGCATTGTGTAGTTCCATGCTTGTATCGTATACTGGGTTGTTCAGTTGTCGTTGAATTGTTATAGTTTATCGCCACTTATATACAAACAGTGACCTTAACAGCTAGTGAAACCTGAAACAGGAAGTTCCATAATAgttaaggcgacacttttatcattacgaagccagagccCAGAGGTTGGGAGgtagacaaaattaattgtgccAATGCTACATACAGCCAGGCACCCACAAACACAGCCAAAGCTGATCTGTCTCCACCGGTGAGGGAAGAAATCAGTATGAGAGAAGAGGAGTTCTTCATTGCCGAGGATCACACCTACGCAGTAAAAAAAAAGAAAGGCAAAACAGCCGCAAAAGAATGAAGACACCAAGACGGAACAGAGACCAATTACAATGAGCTATCCTACAGCTTTTGTATCAAGCAGCAACGAGGCTCTGATCACAGACACTGAATCAAATGGACCAAATCTTAGCGTCAGAGATGAATAATAAACCGTATTTTGAGAACTATACTAACTATTATCTACAGTCAGCACACATACAATACAGATATgcgtatacacacatgcacactttgTTATCAGAGTTATGCCCTCAGGGAACGAGAGAGGATATGACTTAAAGTAAACAAACATGCAGGCTAACCATTACCATAAAGGGAAATAAGAAACCTTGTGTCTACAAGGCTATCAATGCCTAGTCAGTTTAGAAAGATGTTTatttgtgtgggtgggtgggtgggtgggttgACTAAGACAACAAAAGACTATGCATTAGCCTTTGCACAGTACCTAACAAATCTGCTATGGagaatatattatatagtcatGGCTAGTATCTGCTTGGTATTGCTCACTATTGTTATAGTTATACACACACTCGCGGACGGGCAAGGTAAGCTAGTGCTTCAGCATAATACTTTAATGATCTGTATATGTTTTTGCAGTGTGCAAAAATGGAACTGTACGGCTAGTAAGATATGGTAGTTTCAATGAAGAGTATGTCCAGTACTGCCATGATGGAGAGTGGCATTCCCTGTGTGCTGGTGGTGGAACATGGTCAAGAGTGGAGGCCAATGTTGTGTGTAGACAACTGGGACTCAGCGGCCAAAGTATgggatataaattatacatgtcattgaattataattacaatcaCCAGGAGCCAAGAAAGGAGGTGATACAACACCAACAGCTAATCCACCCTACTTTATGTTTGGTGACACATCCTGTGCTGGAGGGGAAAGTAACATAGGAGAGTGCAGAATTCATAccaatagtacatgtagtgataGAGCAGGATGGGTAAAATGTCAACCAGGTAAGAGCATTCATTTTTGCATATCAAAGCTGATGCTGAGTTGCTATACAGCTAATTGCACTGATGGAACAGTGAGACTGGTGGGTGGTTTCACTAAcagagagggacgagtggacTTCTGTACACAGGGACATTGGGCATCCATCTGTTACAATGAAGTGCTGGCAGACACCGTTTGCAATATGTTAGGATTTCCAATGCAGGGTAATAATGCACAACACTATATTTAAGATGAACTTTAAATGTACGAATGTttatacaggagcaatggcgaAAAGTACTACTTCTTCTATTGACCCAAAAGTTGATTACAGTGACAGATGATGGCACCACCCTGAACTGTGGAGACACTATACAACTGCCACCTATACGTGATGTAGGAAGCTTAGTCATCACATGCCAAACTTTCAGCCATGCTGTACATACTCTAGCAGTACTAGGAGCAGTGATTGGGCTTCTTGTACTACTAGAAGTAGGGACAGTTATTGCGTGGGTGGTTTGTACTGTCACAAAGAAAATGCACTCAAGTTCAACAAAACAAAGGTATTAAATTACATGCATGGCATGTGCTAGAATTGTTTCCTCTGTTACAGAATTCTAACAAAAGTGAATGAGAGTTACAATGGGACATTCCTAAAACAACCGAACGTCAGCTCACAAGATCCTAACTACGATACTGTGACCACAAGTGATGAAGCAGTTGGTgactatgatgtcattgatAATATCAAGCCCAAGCCGAGAGCACTCCAGATATCcaacccaccaccagtgaCGGTGGAAGCCAGTAATTAAGGAAAGAGAGGACTTTTTCAGAGTAACGGTCACTAGTGTGCAGACACGCATAATACATGAATACATCATTA
The Halichondria panicea chromosome 11, odHalPani1.1, whole genome shotgun sequence DNA segment above includes these coding regions:
- the LOC135344211 gene encoding uncharacterized protein LOC135344211 isoform X2, whose amino-acid sequence is MSISGGFFRFNFGSCSGRENALAECERIEALSNCNSNQQGWVKCNPADCTDGAVRLVGRSNIRQGRVEVCQNQRWGTMCYNQVLAGHVCSQLGFPSQAVSNVISTTSPQVSCTMDTNNRLSCGNITDSGLCARGLAVECPSFCETCPNSSTLCMAPSDIIEDQTTANSSDPPIPSSSISTSAVQNTTMHPRSPITSVLGVVIGLLALLEVGTVIAWVACTVTRKRNSSPTKQSNRILTKVNESYNGTFLKQPNVSSQDPNYDTVTTSNEAVSDYDVIDNFKPKPRALQISNPPPVTVEASN
- the LOC135344225 gene encoding neurotrypsin-like, which produces MASICLVLLTIVIVIHTLADGQVCKNGTVRLVRYGSFNEEYVQYCHDGEWHSLCAGGGTWSRVEANVVCRQLGLSGQRAKKGGDTTPTANPPYFMFGDTSCAGGESNIGECRIHTNSTCSDRAGWVKCQPANCTDGTVRLVGGFTNREGRVDFCTQGHWASICYNEVLADTVCNMLGFPMQGAMAKSTTSSIDPKVDYSDR
- the LOC135344211 gene encoding uncharacterized protein LOC135344211 isoform X1, whose amino-acid sequence is MSISGGFFRFNFGSCSGRENALAECERIEALSNCNSNQQGWVKCNPADCTDGAVRLVGRSNIRQGRVEVCQNQRWGTMCYNQVLAGHVCSQLGFPSQAAVSNVISTTSPQVSCTMDTNNRLSCGNITDSGLCARGLAVECPSFCETCPNSSTLCMAPSDIIEDQTTANSSDPPIPSSSISTSAVQNTTMHPRSPITSVLGVVIGLLALLEVGTVIAWVACTVTRKRNSSPTKQSNRILTKVNESYNGTFLKQPNVSSQDPNYDTVTTSNEAVSDYDVIDNFKPKPRALQISNPPPVTVEASN
- the LOC135344211 gene encoding uncharacterized protein LOC135344211 isoform X3 → MSISGGFFRFNFGSCSGRENALAECERIEALSNCNSNQQGWVKCNPADCTDGAVRLVGRSNIRQGRVEVCQNQRWGTMCYNQVLAGHVCSQLGFPSQAAVSNVISTTSPQVSCTMDTNNRLSCGNITDSGLCARGLAVECPSFCETCPNSSTLCMAPSDIIEDQTTANSSDPPIPSSSISTSAVQNTTMHPRSPITSVLGVVIGLLALLEVGTVIAWVACTVTRKRNSSPTKQRILTKVNESYNGTFLKQPNVSSQDPNYDTVTTSNEAVSDYDVIDNFKPKPRALQISNPPPVTVEASN